From Rhodamnia argentea isolate NSW1041297 chromosome 10, ASM2092103v1, whole genome shotgun sequence, a single genomic window includes:
- the LOC115739071 gene encoding polygalacturonase gives MAKSFLMINSSMNNSSWLLLVLFFFIVASSLKGSEAAVYNVLSYGAKPDGRADSTLAFQRAWLSACGSAMPATVYVPRGNFMLRPVVFSGPCKARIVFQVAGTLIAPSNYWSLGNSGYWILFIKVTGVRVYGGTLNAQGSGYWACKSSGKSCPGGARSISFQWSSNVVISGITSVNSQMFHIVIDNCVNVLVRNVKIRAPAQSPNTDGIHIRSSTGVTIASSSIMTGDDCISIGPGSKNIWIQRIVCGPGHGISVGSLGEDANEDGVQNVTVTGAVFKGTQNGVRIKSWGRPSNGFARTISFRNILMKNVFNPIIIDQNYCPDNSNCPNQNSGVKISRVTYKNIRGTSATPVAMNFACSPTNPCWGIALQNIELTYLTTQATSYCKNAGGSSSGIVVPRSCF, from the exons ATGGCAAAGTCGTTCCTCATGATTAACAGCTCCATGAATAATAGTTCATGGCTTCTCTTAGTGTTATTCTTTTTCATTGTGGCTTCATCTCTAAAAGGATCGGAAGCGGCAGTGTATAATGTGCTGAGCTACGGGGCGAAGCCCGATGGGAGGGCCGACTCGACCCTAGCATTCCAAAGAGCATGGTTGTCGGCATGTGGGTCGGCCATGCCGGCCACGGTCTATGTCCCGCGGGGAAACTTCATGCTGAGGCCGGTGGTGTTCAGCGGACCGTGCAAGGCTAGGATCGTGTTTCAGGTCGCGGGGACCCTGATAGCTCCATCAAATTACTGGAGCTTGGGGAATTCAGGGTATTGGATATTGTTCATCAAGGTTACAGGGGTTAGGGTTTATGGAGGGACTCTCAATGCACAAGGTTCTGGTTACTGGGCTTGCAAGAGCTCTGGCAAGAGTTGCCCTGGGGGAGCTAGG TCGATATCGTTCCAGTGGTCGAGCAATGTCGTGATCAGTGGCATAACGTCTGTGAACAGCCAAATGTTTCACATCGTGATTGACAACTGCGTGAATGTGTTGGTCCGGAACGTGAAGATAAGAGCGCCGGCACAGAGCCCCAACACCGATGGCATCCACATCCGTTCTTCCACCGGAGTAACCATTGCCTCCTCCTCCATCATGACCGGTGACGACTGCATCTCCATCGGTCCAGGATCCAAGAACATCTGGATCCAGCGTATCGTCTGTGGCCCCGGGCACGGCATCAG TGTTGGAAGTCTGGGAGAGGATGCGAATGAAGATGGAGTTCAGAATGTGACAGTGACAGGTGCGGTTTTCAAAGGTACTCAGAATGGAGTGCGGATCAAATCTTGGGGAAGGCCAAGCAATGGATTTGCTAGAACCATTTCTTTCAGGAACATCCTCATGAAGAATGTGTTCAATCCTATCATCATAGACCAGAATTACTGTCCAGACAACTCAAATTGCCCTAATCAG AATTCAGGAGTGAAGATTAGCCGAGTTACCTACAAGAACATCAGGGGAACATCGGCCACGCCAGTTGCGATGAATTTCGCTTGCAGCCCGACGAATCCGTGCTGGGGCATAGCATTACAGAACATAGAACTCACGTATCTTACTACACAAGCCACTTCTTACTGTAAGAATGCTGGAGGCAGCAGCAGTGGAATTGTTGTACCGAGAAGCTGTTTCTGA
- the LOC115739237 gene encoding L-type lectin-domain containing receptor kinase IX.1-like: MSSPQRVTSCSLSLRTRWIVFSYVCYHVVRFVSPLHFDISSSDMLYEGVAVPAEGSADLTPKGTIPQEFQVGRVQYSKPVDIWDSISRRQADFSTRFSFTIEPFDPDKYSDGIAFFLAPAGFTIPPNSGGGYLGLFNASTLNDGPGNHIVMVEFDTYENMQAYHDSPGQHIGINENSLSSLVYSSWDPGSLNGSTTNVVVTYNSTSKNLSVFWSFGGEPVSLDNKNSSLSQTIDLAEVLPESVAIGISASHGLCGERHRIHSWEFTSNLDVARPPPGYTSAKAVNSKIHRLLVLITTALASLLLIISAGSCLFVIKMRKKYELCARTDIDKEIRALPLKFSYQELVVATSGFSQDRRLGQGGSCHVYKGLVNSLDRQVAVKRIFTDSKHSQKVFINEVKILSRAIHRNLVQFIGWCREEGEFLLVYEYMPNGSLDNHLFGSRKVLPWDVRHRIALGLASALNYLHEELEQCVLHRDIKAANILLDTDFNTKLGDFGVSKLVDPRFRTQTTDVVGTYGYLAPEYLSGRKATRESDMFSFGVVVLEIACGRRTYQDGEFHVPLYKWVWQLYVAGNVLEAADEKFGSSFDRKEMECLMMVGLWCVHPDPKSRPKAGQVIRFLQLQVTVPELPLAAYEAPTLYQPPALTIASSSSSSSGSQGIVVLSEMDHGS; encoded by the coding sequence ATGTCTAGCCCGCAGCGTGTGACCtcttgttctctttctttgcGCACTCGCTGGATAGTCTTCTCCTATGTCTGCTACCATGTTGTGCGCTTTGTCAGTCCCCTGCACTTTGATATAAGTAGCTCCGACATGCTCTATGAAGGAGTTGCGGTACCAGCGGAAGGATCCGCTGATCTCACCCCCAAAGGCACCATTCCACAGGAGTTTCAGGTAGGTCGCGTTCAGTATTCCAAACCCGTCGATATATGGGATTCTATTAGCCGGAGACAAGCAGACTTCTCTACCCGTTTTTCTTTCACCATTGAACCATTCGATCCTGACAAATACAGCGACGGCATTGCCTTCTTTCTTGCTCCTGCTGGCTTCACGATCCCACCCAACTCGGGTGGCGGGTACCTCGGATTGTTCAATGCGAGCACACTCAATGACGGGCCTGGGAACCATATCGTGATGGTTGAGTTCGATACTTATGAAAACATGCAAGCATATCATGATTCTCCAGGGCAGCACATCGGAATCAACGAAAACTCGCTCTCTTCACTTGTTTATTCCAGTTGGGATCCTGGATCCCTCAACGGAAGTACAACTAATGTTGTGGTAACCTATAATTCCACTAGCAAGAATCTTAGCGTGTTCTGGTCGTTCGGTGGCGAGCCAGTTTCTTTGGACAACAAAAACTCTTCGCTTTCTCAGACCATCGATCTTGCTGAGGTCCTTCCTGAATCGGTAGCAATTGGGATTTCAGCTTCTCATGGCCTCTGTGGGGAGAGACACAGAATCCACTCATGGGAGTTTACTTCAAACTTGGATGTTGCGCGCCCTCCACCGGGCTATACATCTGCAAAGGCGGTAAACTCCAAGATCCATAGGTTGTTAGTGCTAATCACGACTGCTTTAGCAAGTCTCTTGCTGATTATTTCAGCGGGGTCATGCTTATTTGTgatcaaaatgaggaaaaaatatGAGCTTTGTGCTCGGACTGACATTGACAAAGAGATAAGAGCATTGCCACTCAAATTCTCTTATCAAGAGTTAGTTGTAGCTACAAGTGGCTTCTCACAGGATCGGAGACTCGGCCAAGGAGGGTCTTGCCATGTTTATAAAGGACTTGTGAACAGTTTAGATCGCCAAGTTGCTGTCAAGAGAATCTTTACGGATTCCAAACATTCCCAGAAGGTCTTCATCAATGAAGTGAAGATATTAAGCCGCGCCATACATCGAAATCTGGTGCAATTCATTGGATGGTGTCGAGAGGAAGGTGAATTTTTGCTCGTTTATGAATACATGCCTAACGGTAGCCTTGATAACCATCTCTTTGGAAGTCGAAAAGTTCTTCCTTGGGATGTAAGGCACAGGATAGCTCTAGGTCTGGCATCGGCCCTTAATTATCTTCATGAAGAACTAGAGCAATGCGTTCTTCACAGAGATATAAAAGCAGCCAACATATTGCTAGACACTGATTTCAACACTAAGCTTGGCGACTTCGGTGTATCTAAGCTCGTGGACCCCCGATTCAGGACTCAAACAACGGATGTGGTGGGGACATATGGTTACCTAGCACCGGAATATCTCAGCGGACGGAAGGCTACTAGAGAGTCCGACATGTTCAGCTTCGGGGTTGTGGTGCTAGAAATCGCTTGCGGTAGGAGGACCTATCAGGACGGTGAATTTCATGTCCCACTGTACAAGTGGGTTTGGCAGCTTTATGTTGCTGGAAATGTGCTTGAAGCAGCGGACGAGAAGTTCGGTTCGAGCTTCGATAGGAAGGAAATGGAATGCTTGATGATGGTGGGATTGTGGTGTGTGCATCCAGATCCCAAGAGCAGGCCAAAAGCAGGACAAGTAATTAGGTTTCTTCAGCTACAAGTCACCGTGCCGGAGCTTCCACTCGCCGCGTACGAGGCTCCCACTTTATATCAGCCACCAGCTCTAACAATagcatcttcctcttcttcttcttctggtaGTCAAGGAATAGTTGTGTTAAGCGAGATGGACCATGGCTCCTAA